One window of Sulfurospirillum sp. 1612 genomic DNA carries:
- the pdxA gene encoding 4-hydroxythreonine-4-phosphate dehydrogenase gives MKKIAISIGDINGIGLEIALRAHEEISQLCKPTYCINKTMLGWGAAMLGLDVPEKFKTKECGEIFDIKPGIATKEAGEMSYDSFVTAIALAKSEKVSAIVTLPINKTSWNMAGIRYKGHTDALADLLGCKTIMMLGCDEMFVILYTHHIPLKAVSDKIHAKKLAKFLLDVATSVEEEEIAVLGLNPHAGDHGVIGDEESEITLAINKANELLGKERFIGPLVPDIAFSKSSRERYRYFVCMYHDQGLIPLKALYFEESINVTLNASIVRTSVDHGTAFDKAYKNADLSLKSYINAIKEAIK, from the coding sequence ATGAAAAAAATCGCAATCAGCATTGGAGATATTAATGGTATTGGATTAGAAATTGCATTACGGGCGCATGAAGAGATTTCGCAACTGTGTAAACCTACTTATTGTATTAATAAAACGATGCTAGGCTGGGGTGCTGCGATGTTGGGACTTGATGTACCTGAAAAGTTCAAAACCAAAGAGTGTGGTGAAATCTTTGATATAAAACCCGGTATTGCGACAAAAGAAGCGGGAGAGATGTCCTATGATTCTTTTGTGACCGCCATTGCTCTAGCAAAAAGCGAAAAAGTCTCCGCTATTGTAACACTACCTATCAATAAAACCTCTTGGAATATGGCGGGTATTCGCTATAAAGGGCATACTGATGCGCTTGCGGATCTTTTAGGCTGTAAAACTATCATGATGCTAGGATGTGATGAAATGTTTGTCATATTATACACCCACCATATCCCATTAAAGGCTGTTAGTGATAAAATACATGCTAAAAAATTGGCAAAATTTCTCTTAGATGTGGCCACGTCTGTTGAGGAAGAAGAGATTGCAGTACTCGGGCTCAATCCCCATGCTGGAGACCATGGTGTCATCGGTGATGAAGAATCAGAAATCACGCTGGCCATTAACAAAGCAAATGAATTACTTGGAAAAGAGCGCTTCATCGGTCCACTTGTTCCTGATATTGCTTTTAGTAAGAGCAGTAGAGAGCGCTATCGCTATTTTGTTTGTATGTATCATGATCAAGGGTTAATTCCGCTAAAAGCACTCTACTTTGAAGAGAGTATCAATGTCACATTAAATGCAAGCATCGTACGCACGTCAGTAGATCATGGCACCGCATTTGACAAAGCCTATAAAAACGCAGATTTATCACTCAAAAGCTATATTAATGCCATCAAAGAAGCCATTAAATAG
- a CDS encoding pyridoxine 5'-phosphate synthase → MFLGVNIDHIAVLREARKINDPDPLDAVSIVRRAGADQITIHLREDRRHICDDDARRIIENSQLPINMECSIDKEVISKVIALHPHRITLVPEKREEVTTEGGLNVEKNFDAIQNIAVALKRKNIELSLFIDPNTHVIDLASEIGASWVELHTGHYSNIYAMLFSNLSKTKHCIEALNVSRNELQVLLAESIEEIKHSTAYAKKLNIKVAAGHGLNYQNVNKIVNIAGIEELNIGQCIIARSVFTGLEQAIKDMIEAVK, encoded by the coding sequence ATGTTTTTGGGTGTAAATATCGACCATATTGCCGTCCTTAGGGAAGCAAGAAAAATCAACGATCCTGATCCCCTTGATGCGGTCTCAATTGTCAGACGAGCAGGAGCCGATCAGATTACCATACATCTTCGCGAAGATCGAAGACATATCTGTGATGATGATGCGAGAAGAATTATAGAAAACTCTCAACTTCCTATTAATATGGAATGCTCTATCGACAAAGAGGTCATCAGTAAAGTCATCGCATTACATCCTCATCGCATCACTTTAGTACCAGAAAAAAGAGAAGAAGTCACCACCGAGGGGGGATTAAATGTCGAAAAGAATTTTGATGCTATTCAGAATATTGCGGTTGCCCTAAAACGTAAAAATATTGAATTATCCCTTTTTATCGATCCCAATACGCATGTTATTGATCTAGCTAGTGAGATAGGGGCCTCATGGGTTGAATTGCACACCGGACACTATTCTAATATCTATGCAATGTTATTTTCTAATCTCTCCAAAACCAAACATTGTATTGAGGCACTCAATGTATCACGTAATGAACTTCAAGTCTTACTAGCAGAATCCATAGAAGAGATCAAACACAGTACTGCTTATGCTAAAAAGTTGAATATAAAAGTAGCGGCTGGTCATGGCTTGAATTATCAAAATGTCAATAAAATCGTCAATATTGCAGGAATTGAAGAATTAAATATTGGTCAATGCATCATCGCAAGATCAGTTTTTACCGGACTTGAGCAAGCAATCAAAGATATGATAGAGGCGGTAAAATGA
- a CDS encoding alpha/beta hydrolase produces MKKLFLIVLLFMGLNLFSGEIQLKTQDGFVLKGWLTYPKVSQKSYPLALFAHEFGSTHKMWAKISQLMREKGYATFEMDLRGHGVSDMQNGKKNAIVHFKTIDQLSNAVKESAAKVDFKKIPSDLSAWIDKLSENPKLQTEDMVFFGSSLGGGAIISILLDYEPKVVVLFSPAGPKEYNASDIDDAISNSEAKILLVSSREDFALGNTIDYMKKALTPTLLVVPGSGHGSATFDLAMPFLKTYLDKYLPKR; encoded by the coding sequence ATGAAAAAATTATTTTTGATTGTACTCTTATTTATGGGACTCAATCTTTTCTCGGGTGAAATTCAATTAAAGACTCAAGATGGTTTTGTACTAAAAGGTTGGCTAACCTATCCAAAAGTAAGCCAAAAAAGCTATCCTTTAGCTCTCTTCGCACATGAATTTGGAAGCACGCATAAAATGTGGGCCAAAATATCGCAACTCATGAGAGAGAAGGGGTATGCAACGTTTGAGATGGATTTGCGTGGACATGGTGTCTCAGACATGCAAAATGGTAAGAAAAATGCTATCGTACACTTCAAAACAATCGACCAACTCAGCAATGCGGTCAAAGAGAGTGCAGCAAAAGTAGATTTTAAAAAGATTCCTTCTGACTTATCCGCGTGGATTGACAAACTCTCTGAAAACCCTAAACTTCAAACCGAAGATATGGTATTTTTTGGCTCTTCGCTTGGTGGTGGTGCGATTATTTCCATCTTACTTGATTATGAACCCAAAGTGGTGGTTTTATTCTCCCCCGCGGGTCCAAAAGAGTACAATGCTAGCGATATTGACGATGCCATTTCTAATAGTGAAGCCAAAATCTTACTCGTCTCCTCACGCGAAGATTTTGCACTTGGTAATACCATTGATTATATGAAAAAAGCGTTGACACCGACACTACTTGTCGTACCAGGAAGCGGTCATGGTAGTGCTACTTTTGATTTGGCGATGCCTTTTTTGAAAACATATCTTGATAAATATCTACCAAAGAGATAA
- a CDS encoding Ppx/GppA phosphatase family protein, protein MGMIGCDLGTNTLRVVEIDCKTRRRVKEFERIVKTGQNLKKTGQISTEAIHNIFEALRDASKIFDFEKHKVKCVTTEAMRLASNSREILQEIRQEFGLDFQIISGDEEAKYTLFGVQNALKVLNQFDNDFCMFDLGGGSTEIIYANKPTPSYKSFPFGILKISEKYNETQALEKGIEHELNQIDPFVLDHDKPKRLIATAGTPTTVCAFLQGVDYKSYDHKRISGQILRRDDFKKAYKQLFALDLSERERFCGTNRSDLIKTGILIVIGLMGKLGFDECVIVDDGLREGVALSLCHFGFI, encoded by the coding sequence ATGGGGATGATAGGTTGTGATTTAGGAACCAATACCCTACGTGTGGTAGAAATTGATTGCAAAACAAGAAGACGTGTCAAGGAGTTTGAGAGGATTGTCAAAACCGGCCAAAATCTCAAAAAAACCGGTCAGATTTCAACAGAAGCCATTCATAATATTTTTGAAGCACTAAGAGATGCTTCAAAAATCTTTGATTTTGAGAAACATAAGGTCAAATGTGTCACCACAGAAGCGATGCGACTCGCTAGTAATTCACGCGAAATTCTGCAAGAAATTCGTCAAGAATTCGGGCTTGATTTTCAAATCATTTCAGGCGATGAAGAAGCAAAATATACTCTCTTTGGCGTTCAAAATGCTCTTAAAGTGCTCAATCAATTTGATAATGATTTTTGTATGTTTGATTTAGGGGGTGGCTCTACGGAAATTATCTATGCCAACAAGCCAACACCCTCATACAAGAGTTTTCCTTTTGGCATTTTGAAGATTTCTGAAAAATATAATGAAACCCAAGCTTTAGAAAAGGGCATTGAACACGAACTAAATCAAATAGACCCTTTTGTTTTAGATCATGATAAACCCAAAAGATTGATTGCTACTGCTGGGACGCCCACTACAGTGTGTGCCTTTTTGCAAGGAGTGGATTATAAATCTTATGACCATAAGCGAATTAGTGGTCAAATCTTGCGTCGTGATGACTTTAAAAAAGCCTACAAGCAACTTTTTGCATTGGATTTGAGTGAGCGAGAAAGGTTTTGCGGTACCAATCGCAGTGATTTGATAAAAACGGGTATTTTGATTGTTATTGGGTTGATGGGAAAGCTAGGATTTGATGAGTGTGTCATCGTGGATGATGGCCTTCGTGAAGGCGTTGCATTGTCCTTGTGTCATTTTGGCTTTATCTAA
- a CDS encoding acetolactate synthase large subunit, with amino-acid sequence MDLNGSQMVVEALRKENVSVVFGYPGGAIMNVYDEVYKQDYFEHILTRHEQAAIHAADGYARASGDVGVAFVTSGPGFTNAVTGLATAYIDSIPMVVISGQVPISMIGTDAFQEIDAVGISRPCVKHNYLVKHVKDLPRILKEAFYIARSGRPGPVHIDLPKDVTAQVGKFEYPDTISIRTYKPTYKGNARQIKKAIDAIEKSKRPVLYIGGGAVNANAAAEVREFAEITGVPAVETLMARGVMGDDNPLLLGMLGMHGSYCANMSMSEADLMIAFGARFDDRVTGKLSEFGKHAKIIHVDIDPSSIGKIVKIDYPIVGDLKNIVSEMIPLAKEKINPTQYESWRKLLKRYDEIHPLGYKDTPTVIKPQWVIQRIGELLGEKAIITTDVGQHQMWAAQFYPFDRPRQFITSGGLGTMGFGFPAAIGVKKAIQDKISINITGDGSILMNIQELMTAYESKVPVINIILNNGYLGMVRQWQTFFYDKRYSSTDLSGAQPDFVKLAESFGGRGFRVETKAAFDEALDEAVKSNSVCMIDVNVDRLEDVLPMVPAGGSLYNMILEHKD; translated from the coding sequence ATGGATTTAAACGGTTCCCAGATGGTCGTAGAAGCACTACGCAAGGAGAATGTTAGTGTCGTCTTTGGCTATCCTGGTGGTGCTATTATGAATGTTTATGATGAAGTATATAAACAAGATTATTTTGAGCACATCTTAACACGACATGAACAAGCAGCAATCCATGCTGCAGATGGCTATGCGAGAGCAAGCGGTGATGTCGGTGTTGCTTTTGTGACAAGCGGCCCTGGATTTACCAACGCAGTGACAGGTCTTGCCACAGCGTATATTGACTCTATTCCTATGGTTGTCATCAGCGGACAAGTTCCTATTAGTATGATAGGTACCGATGCATTTCAAGAGATTGATGCAGTTGGAATCAGTAGACCTTGTGTCAAGCATAACTACTTAGTCAAACATGTCAAAGATTTGCCCCGAATTTTAAAAGAAGCATTTTATATAGCACGAAGCGGCAGACCGGGACCGGTACATATTGACTTGCCTAAAGATGTGACAGCACAAGTCGGTAAATTTGAATATCCTGATACTATATCTATCCGCACCTATAAACCGACATACAAAGGTAATGCACGACAGATTAAAAAAGCTATCGATGCCATTGAAAAATCTAAAAGACCCGTTCTTTATATCGGTGGTGGCGCAGTAAACGCAAATGCGGCAGCTGAAGTGAGAGAATTTGCTGAAATTACCGGAGTACCAGCCGTTGAAACTTTGATGGCCCGAGGGGTGATGGGTGATGATAATCCACTACTGCTTGGCATGTTGGGGATGCATGGTTCTTATTGTGCCAATATGTCGATGAGTGAAGCCGATTTGATGATTGCTTTTGGAGCACGATTTGATGATAGGGTCACAGGAAAATTAAGTGAATTTGGAAAACATGCCAAAATTATTCATGTTGATATTGACCCCAGTAGCATCGGAAAAATTGTCAAAATTGATTATCCAATCGTTGGGGATTTGAAAAACATCGTGAGTGAAATGATTCCGTTGGCAAAAGAGAAAATTAATCCAACCCAATATGAGTCTTGGAGAAAATTACTCAAACGCTATGATGAAATTCATCCTCTTGGCTACAAAGATACTCCAACAGTTATTAAACCCCAATGGGTCATCCAAAGAATAGGGGAGTTGTTGGGAGAAAAAGCTATCATCACGACAGATGTTGGGCAGCACCAAATGTGGGCGGCGCAATTTTATCCTTTTGATAGACCGCGACAATTTATCACTAGTGGTGGTCTTGGTACGATGGGATTTGGTTTCCCCGCGGCTATTGGCGTAAAAAAAGCAATCCAAGACAAAATTTCGATTAATATTACAGGCGATGGTTCGATTTTGATGAATATTCAAGAGTTAATGACTGCGTATGAATCGAAAGTTCCAGTTATCAATATTATCCTCAACAACGGATATCTTGGAATGGTGCGACAGTGGCAAACCTTTTTCTATGACAAGCGATACTCTTCGACTGACCTAAGTGGTGCGCAACCAGATTTTGTCAAATTGGCGGAAAGTTTTGGTGGACGTGGATTTAGAGTTGAAACAAAAGCTGCATTTGATGAAGCATTAGATGAGGCGGTAAAGAGCAATAGTGTTTGCATGATTGATGTCAACGTTGATCGATTGGAAGATGTATTACCAATGGTTCCAGCCGGTGGCAGTCTTTACAACATGATATTAGAGCATAAGGATTAA
- the ilvN gene encoding acetolactate synthase small subunit: MRRVLSVIVTNEHGVLSRISGLFAGRGYNIDSLTVAPIPETDFSRLTIVTSGNENVLEQIVKQLHKLIPTYKVIESGEFVEKEMALVKIPLNEDFNGLDAMLKAYNGVIANSGTNFIVVMVADNANRIDDFLKAIKKYNPTDMVRSGSVAMDV; the protein is encoded by the coding sequence ATCAGAAGAGTTTTGTCAGTTATTGTTACAAACGAACATGGTGTGCTTTCAAGGATTTCCGGATTATTCGCAGGAAGAGGGTACAATATAGATTCTCTCACCGTTGCTCCCATCCCTGAAACAGATTTTTCTCGGTTGACAATTGTGACCTCTGGCAATGAGAATGTTTTAGAACAAATCGTGAAGCAATTGCACAAGTTGATACCTACTTATAAAGTTATTGAATCGGGTGAATTTGTTGAAAAAGAGATGGCATTGGTCAAAATACCGCTTAATGAAGATTTTAATGGACTTGATGCTATGTTAAAAGCATATAATGGTGTGATTGCCAATAGCGGTACGAATTTTATCGTTGTTATGGTCGCAGATAACGCCAATAGAATCGATGATTTTCTGAAAGCAATTAAAAAATACAATCCAACAGATATGGTACGAAGTGGTTCTGTTGCGATGGATGTGTAA
- the lpxD gene encoding UDP-3-O-(3-hydroxymyristoyl)glucosamine N-acyltransferase, translating into MRLKALLERLELTQDICDVEIKSFATLQDANSEQITFFNDEKLLKALKKTEAAAVLIHPKFEAFVPQGTQALVCEDPYLYMARASQYFCKDSFLYGGMSQISDQARIGPNVQIGNDSIIEAGVIIHPNVVIGRNVIIKEGTIIYPNVVVYANTTIGSHCIIQAGAVLGSDGFGYAHTKNGEHVKICHSGNVIIEDDVEIGANTTVDRAVFGSTVIKKGTKIDNLVQIAHNCELGEYCLIVSQTGISGSTTLGRNVVMGGQSATAGHLNIGDFAIIAARGGVTKTIEGGKTYGGFPLMLQKEWLKKQAKIANYFKKLNKRI; encoded by the coding sequence ATGAGATTAAAAGCATTATTAGAGAGATTAGAATTAACACAAGATATTTGCGATGTCGAGATTAAGTCCTTTGCGACCTTGCAAGATGCTAATTCGGAGCAAATTACCTTTTTTAATGATGAAAAATTGCTAAAAGCTCTCAAAAAAACTGAGGCGGCAGCCGTTTTAATTCATCCCAAATTTGAGGCGTTTGTTCCCCAAGGGACTCAAGCATTGGTGTGTGAGGACCCTTATTTGTATATGGCACGAGCGAGTCAATATTTTTGTAAAGACTCCTTTTTGTATGGTGGCATGAGTCAAATATCAGACCAAGCTCGCATTGGTCCTAATGTTCAAATTGGCAATGACAGCATCATAGAAGCCGGTGTCATTATCCATCCCAATGTTGTGATTGGACGCAACGTCATAATCAAAGAAGGGACTATTATTTATCCCAATGTTGTGGTGTATGCTAATACCACAATCGGATCACACTGTATTATACAAGCAGGAGCCGTTTTAGGCAGTGATGGTTTTGGTTATGCTCATACTAAAAATGGCGAGCATGTAAAAATTTGCCATAGTGGAAATGTTATCATTGAAGATGATGTAGAAATAGGAGCCAATACGACAGTGGATCGTGCAGTATTTGGTTCTACCGTGATTAAAAAAGGAACAAAAATTGACAATCTTGTCCAAATAGCGCATAATTGCGAACTTGGAGAATACTGTCTAATCGTATCACAAACAGGAATTTCTGGTTCTACGACACTAGGAAGGAATGTGGTCATGGGAGGTCAAAGTGCAACTGCCGGACACCTAAATATTGGTGATTTTGCAATTATTGCAGCAAGAGGCGGTGTCACAAAAACGATAGAAGGTGGAAAAACATACGGTGGTTTTCCATTGATGCTACAAAAAGAGTGGCTTAAAAAACAAGCAAAAATAGCAAATTATTTTAAAAAATTAAATAAAAGGATTTAA
- a CDS encoding pyridoxal phosphate-dependent aminotransferase yields MLSQRIQVLSESMTLAITALAKQMKAEGKDVLSFSAGEPDFDTPQIIKDAAIKALQDGFTKYTAVVGAPDLVEAIQFKLKHENGLDYELGDIISNVGAKQSLFNLMEAIIDDGDEVIIPSPYWVTYPEIVKFAGGSVVEIATDDTTAFKITPEQLQNAITPKTKLLILNTPSNPTGSVYTKEDLQALAAVLKGTKVLVAADEMYEKLLYDGRVFTSVASISKDMFDRTITINGLSKSVAMTGWRFGYMACPIKEITNAVKKLQSQSTSNINSITQKAAIPALLGEANNDIEMMRVEFEKRRNVAVKLFNETEGLSVVSPNGAFYLFVNIKKVSNDSLEFCKQLLESKGVATVPGIGFGSDGYFRFSFATSTKSIEEGILRIREFIKENY; encoded by the coding sequence ATGCTATCACAAAGAATACAAGTACTATCTGAATCGATGACGCTTGCCATTACTGCTTTGGCTAAGCAAATGAAAGCAGAGGGAAAGGACGTGTTGAGTTTTTCAGCAGGCGAACCTGATTTTGATACTCCTCAAATTATAAAAGATGCGGCGATTAAAGCACTTCAAGATGGATTCACCAAATATACTGCCGTTGTCGGTGCTCCTGATTTAGTTGAAGCCATTCAATTTAAACTCAAACATGAAAATGGATTGGATTATGAACTGGGAGATATTATTTCAAATGTTGGAGCCAAACAGTCTTTATTTAATCTTATGGAAGCGATTATTGATGATGGAGATGAAGTCATTATCCCCTCCCCTTATTGGGTAACATATCCTGAAATTGTTAAATTTGCAGGAGGTAGTGTTGTTGAAATAGCAACCGATGATACGACTGCATTCAAAATTACGCCAGAACAATTACAAAATGCTATAACACCAAAAACCAAATTGTTGATTTTAAACACTCCATCAAATCCAACCGGCTCAGTTTATACCAAAGAGGATTTACAAGCACTTGCTGCAGTACTCAAAGGAACCAAGGTTTTGGTAGCAGCCGATGAGATGTATGAAAAACTTCTTTATGATGGTCGTGTCTTTACATCTGTCGCTAGTATTAGCAAAGATATGTTTGATCGCACCATTACCATCAATGGATTAAGTAAATCTGTAGCGATGACAGGATGGAGATTTGGATATATGGCATGTCCTATCAAAGAGATTACCAATGCAGTTAAAAAACTTCAAAGTCAAAGTACTTCCAATATCAACTCAATCACACAAAAAGCGGCAATTCCAGCACTTTTGGGTGAGGCAAATAATGATATTGAAATGATGCGCGTTGAGTTTGAAAAGAGAAGAAATGTTGCTGTTAAATTATTTAATGAGACCGAAGGACTTAGCGTCGTGAGTCCAAATGGTGCTTTTTATCTTTTTGTGAATATCAAAAAAGTTTCCAATGACTCACTAGAATTTTGTAAACAATTATTGGAAAGTAAGGGCGTAGCAACCGTACCAGGTATTGGATTTGGAAGTGATGGATATTTTAGGTTTTCATTCGCAACAAGTACTAAAAGTATTGAAGAGGGAATCTTGAGAATCCGAGAGTTTATTAAAGAAAATTACTAA